From Corvus cornix cornix isolate S_Up_H32 chromosome 1A, ASM73873v5, whole genome shotgun sequence, a single genomic window includes:
- the DMC1 gene encoding meiotic recombination protein DMC1/LIM15 homolog isoform X4: protein MKAMEDQVVQEEPGYQDDEESFFQDIDLLQKHGIEPGFLTAFEYSEKRKMVFHISTGSQEFDKLLGGGIESMAITEAFGEFRTGKTQLSHTLCVTAQLPGPNGYTGGKIIFIDTENTFRPDRLRDIADRFNVDHEAVLDNVLYARAYTSEHQMELLDYVAAKFHEEAGIFKLLIIDSIMALFRVDFSGRGELAERQQKLAQMLSRLQKISEEYNVAVFVTNQMTADPGATMTFQADPKKPIGGHILAHASTTRISLRKGRGELRIAKIYDSPEMPENEATFAITAGGIGDAKE from the exons ATGAAGGCCATGGAGGATCAAGTAGTCCAAGAAGAACCAGGATACCAGGATGATGAG GAATCCTTTTTTCAGGATATTGACCTGCTGCAGAAGCATGGAATT GAACCAGGTTTCCTCACTGCCTTTGAGTACAGTGAAAAACGGAAGATGGTATTTCATATTTCCACTGGCAGCCAGGAATTTGA TAAACTTCTGGGTGGTGGGATTGAAAGCATGGCAATTACTGAGGCCTTTGGAG AGTTCCGGACAGGCAAAACCCAGCTATCTCACACTCTTTGTG TGacagctcagctcccaggaCCAAATGGCTACACAGGTGGAAAGATTATCTTCATTGATACCGAGAACACTTT CCGGCCAGACCGCCTGCGTGACATTGCTGATCGCTTCAATGTTGACCATGAGGCAGTGCTTGACAACGTGCTGTATGCACGTGCATATACCA GTGAACATCAGATGGAATTGCTTGACTATGTAGCAGCCAAGTTCCATGAGGAAGCTGGTATCTTCAAGTTATTG ATCATTGACTCCATAATGGCACTTTTCCGTGTGGATTTCAGTGGTCGCGGAGAGTTGGCCGAACGACAACAGAAACTAGCTCAGATGTTGTCAAGGCTCCAAAAAATATCAGAAG aaTATAATGTGGCTGTGTTTGTGACCAACCAGATGACTGCTGACCCAGGAGCAACTATGAC CTTTCAGGCAGACCCAAAAAAGCCCATTGGGGGCCACATCCTTGCTCATGCTTCGACTACCAGGATCAGTttgaggaaagggagaggggaaCTGCGGATTGCAAAGATCTACGACAG cCCTGAGATGCCTGAAAACGAAGCCACATTTGCAATAACTGCCGGAGGGATTGGGGATGCCAAAGAATAG
- the DMC1 gene encoding meiotic recombination protein DMC1/LIM15 homolog isoform X1, with the protein MKAMEDQVVQEEPGYQDDEESFFQDIDLLQKHGINVADIKKLKAVGICTIKGIQMTTRRALCNVKGLSEAKVDKIKEAANKLVEPGFLTAFEYSEKRKMVFHISTGSQEFDKLLGGGIESMAITEAFGEFRTGKTQLSHTLCVTAQLPGPNGYTGGKIIFIDTENTFRPDRLRDIADRFNVDHEAVLDNVLYARAYTSEHQMELLDYVAAKFHEEAGIFKLLVQDFFFCMLTVFRINVPIFFHYIYLSSMITMQIIDSIMALFRVDFSGRGELAERQQKLAQMLSRLQKISEEYNVAVFVTNQMTADPGATMTFQADPKKPIGGHILAHASTTRISLRKGRGELRIAKIYDSPEMPENEATFAITAGGIGDAKE; encoded by the exons ATGAAGGCCATGGAGGATCAAGTAGTCCAAGAAGAACCAGGATACCAGGATGATGAG GAATCCTTTTTTCAGGATATTGACCTGCTGCAGAAGCATGGAATT AACGTAGCAGATATTAAAAAGCTGAAGGCAGTTGGGATTTGCACAATCAAAGGAATCCAGATGACCACAAGAAGGGCGCTGTGCAATGTGAAGGGGCTCTCAGAGGCCAAAGTGGACAAGATTAAAGAAGCTGCAAACAAGCTTGTT GAACCAGGTTTCCTCACTGCCTTTGAGTACAGTGAAAAACGGAAGATGGTATTTCATATTTCCACTGGCAGCCAGGAATTTGA TAAACTTCTGGGTGGTGGGATTGAAAGCATGGCAATTACTGAGGCCTTTGGAG AGTTCCGGACAGGCAAAACCCAGCTATCTCACACTCTTTGTG TGacagctcagctcccaggaCCAAATGGCTACACAGGTGGAAAGATTATCTTCATTGATACCGAGAACACTTT CCGGCCAGACCGCCTGCGTGACATTGCTGATCGCTTCAATGTTGACCATGAGGCAGTGCTTGACAACGTGCTGTATGCACGTGCATATACCA GTGAACATCAGATGGAATTGCTTGACTATGTAGCAGCCAAGTTCCATGAGGAAGCTGGTATCTTCAAGTTATTGGtacaagacttttttttctgtatgcttactgttttcagaataaatgttcctattttctttcactATATTTACTTATCTAGCATGATTACAATGCAGATCATTGACTCCATAATGGCACTTTTCCGTGTGGATTTCAGTGGTCGCGGAGAGTTGGCCGAACGACAACAGAAACTAGCTCAGATGTTGTCAAGGCTCCAAAAAATATCAGAAG aaTATAATGTGGCTGTGTTTGTGACCAACCAGATGACTGCTGACCCAGGAGCAACTATGAC CTTTCAGGCAGACCCAAAAAAGCCCATTGGGGGCCACATCCTTGCTCATGCTTCGACTACCAGGATCAGTttgaggaaagggagaggggaaCTGCGGATTGCAAAGATCTACGACAG cCCTGAGATGCCTGAAAACGAAGCCACATTTGCAATAACTGCCGGAGGGATTGGGGATGCCAAAGAATAG
- the DMC1 gene encoding meiotic recombination protein DMC1/LIM15 homolog isoform X3 gives MKAMEDQVVQEEPGYQDDEESFFQDIDLLQKHGIEPGFLTAFEYSEKRKMVFHISTGSQEFDKLLGGGIESMAITEAFGEFRTGKTQLSHTLCVTAQLPGPNGYTGGKIIFIDTENTFRPDRLRDIADRFNVDHEAVLDNVLYARAYTSEHQMELLDYVAAKFHEEAGIFKLLVQDFFFCMLTVFRINVPIFFHYIYLSSMITMQIIDSIMALFRVDFSGRGELAERQQKLAQMLSRLQKISEEYNVAVFVTNQMTADPGATMTFQADPKKPIGGHILAHASTTRISLRKGRGELRIAKIYDSPEMPENEATFAITAGGIGDAKE, from the exons ATGAAGGCCATGGAGGATCAAGTAGTCCAAGAAGAACCAGGATACCAGGATGATGAG GAATCCTTTTTTCAGGATATTGACCTGCTGCAGAAGCATGGAATT GAACCAGGTTTCCTCACTGCCTTTGAGTACAGTGAAAAACGGAAGATGGTATTTCATATTTCCACTGGCAGCCAGGAATTTGA TAAACTTCTGGGTGGTGGGATTGAAAGCATGGCAATTACTGAGGCCTTTGGAG AGTTCCGGACAGGCAAAACCCAGCTATCTCACACTCTTTGTG TGacagctcagctcccaggaCCAAATGGCTACACAGGTGGAAAGATTATCTTCATTGATACCGAGAACACTTT CCGGCCAGACCGCCTGCGTGACATTGCTGATCGCTTCAATGTTGACCATGAGGCAGTGCTTGACAACGTGCTGTATGCACGTGCATATACCA GTGAACATCAGATGGAATTGCTTGACTATGTAGCAGCCAAGTTCCATGAGGAAGCTGGTATCTTCAAGTTATTGGtacaagacttttttttctgtatgcttactgttttcagaataaatgttcctattttctttcactATATTTACTTATCTAGCATGATTACAATGCAGATCATTGACTCCATAATGGCACTTTTCCGTGTGGATTTCAGTGGTCGCGGAGAGTTGGCCGAACGACAACAGAAACTAGCTCAGATGTTGTCAAGGCTCCAAAAAATATCAGAAG aaTATAATGTGGCTGTGTTTGTGACCAACCAGATGACTGCTGACCCAGGAGCAACTATGAC CTTTCAGGCAGACCCAAAAAAGCCCATTGGGGGCCACATCCTTGCTCATGCTTCGACTACCAGGATCAGTttgaggaaagggagaggggaaCTGCGGATTGCAAAGATCTACGACAG cCCTGAGATGCCTGAAAACGAAGCCACATTTGCAATAACTGCCGGAGGGATTGGGGATGCCAAAGAATAG
- the DMC1 gene encoding meiotic recombination protein DMC1/LIM15 homolog isoform X2 translates to MKAMEDQVVQEEPGYQDDEESFFQDIDLLQKHGINVADIKKLKAVGICTIKGIQMTTRRALCNVKGLSEAKVDKIKEAANKLVEPGFLTAFEYSEKRKMVFHISTGSQEFDKLLGGGIESMAITEAFGEFRTGKTQLSHTLCVTAQLPGPNGYTGGKIIFIDTENTFRPDRLRDIADRFNVDHEAVLDNVLYARAYTSEHQMELLDYVAAKFHEEAGIFKLLIIDSIMALFRVDFSGRGELAERQQKLAQMLSRLQKISEEYNVAVFVTNQMTADPGATMTFQADPKKPIGGHILAHASTTRISLRKGRGELRIAKIYDSPEMPENEATFAITAGGIGDAKE, encoded by the exons ATGAAGGCCATGGAGGATCAAGTAGTCCAAGAAGAACCAGGATACCAGGATGATGAG GAATCCTTTTTTCAGGATATTGACCTGCTGCAGAAGCATGGAATT AACGTAGCAGATATTAAAAAGCTGAAGGCAGTTGGGATTTGCACAATCAAAGGAATCCAGATGACCACAAGAAGGGCGCTGTGCAATGTGAAGGGGCTCTCAGAGGCCAAAGTGGACAAGATTAAAGAAGCTGCAAACAAGCTTGTT GAACCAGGTTTCCTCACTGCCTTTGAGTACAGTGAAAAACGGAAGATGGTATTTCATATTTCCACTGGCAGCCAGGAATTTGA TAAACTTCTGGGTGGTGGGATTGAAAGCATGGCAATTACTGAGGCCTTTGGAG AGTTCCGGACAGGCAAAACCCAGCTATCTCACACTCTTTGTG TGacagctcagctcccaggaCCAAATGGCTACACAGGTGGAAAGATTATCTTCATTGATACCGAGAACACTTT CCGGCCAGACCGCCTGCGTGACATTGCTGATCGCTTCAATGTTGACCATGAGGCAGTGCTTGACAACGTGCTGTATGCACGTGCATATACCA GTGAACATCAGATGGAATTGCTTGACTATGTAGCAGCCAAGTTCCATGAGGAAGCTGGTATCTTCAAGTTATTG ATCATTGACTCCATAATGGCACTTTTCCGTGTGGATTTCAGTGGTCGCGGAGAGTTGGCCGAACGACAACAGAAACTAGCTCAGATGTTGTCAAGGCTCCAAAAAATATCAGAAG aaTATAATGTGGCTGTGTTTGTGACCAACCAGATGACTGCTGACCCAGGAGCAACTATGAC CTTTCAGGCAGACCCAAAAAAGCCCATTGGGGGCCACATCCTTGCTCATGCTTCGACTACCAGGATCAGTttgaggaaagggagaggggaaCTGCGGATTGCAAAGATCTACGACAG cCCTGAGATGCCTGAAAACGAAGCCACATTTGCAATAACTGCCGGAGGGATTGGGGATGCCAAAGAATAG
- the DMC1 gene encoding meiotic recombination protein DMC1/LIM15 homolog isoform X6 has translation MMRNPFFRILTCCRSMELNQVSSLPLSTVKNGRWYFIFPLAARNLMTAQLPGPNGYTGGKIIFIDTENTFRPDRLRDIADRFNVDHEAVLDNVLYARAYTSEHQMELLDYVAAKFHEEAGIFKLLVQDFFFCMLTVFRINVPIFFHYIYLSSMITMQIIDSIMALFRVDFSGRGELAERQQKLAQMLSRLQKISEEYNVAVFVTNQMTADPGATMTFQADPKKPIGGHILAHASTTRISLRKGRGELRIAKIYDSPEMPENEATFAITAGGIGDAKE, from the exons ATGATGAG GAATCCTTTTTTCAGGATATTGACCTGCTGCAGAAGCATGGAATT GAACCAGGTTTCCTCACTGCCTTTGAGTACAGTGAAAAACGGAAGATGGTATTTCATATTTCCACTGGCAGCCAGGAATTTGA TGacagctcagctcccaggaCCAAATGGCTACACAGGTGGAAAGATTATCTTCATTGATACCGAGAACACTTT CCGGCCAGACCGCCTGCGTGACATTGCTGATCGCTTCAATGTTGACCATGAGGCAGTGCTTGACAACGTGCTGTATGCACGTGCATATACCA GTGAACATCAGATGGAATTGCTTGACTATGTAGCAGCCAAGTTCCATGAGGAAGCTGGTATCTTCAAGTTATTGGtacaagacttttttttctgtatgcttactgttttcagaataaatgttcctattttctttcactATATTTACTTATCTAGCATGATTACAATGCAGATCATTGACTCCATAATGGCACTTTTCCGTGTGGATTTCAGTGGTCGCGGAGAGTTGGCCGAACGACAACAGAAACTAGCTCAGATGTTGTCAAGGCTCCAAAAAATATCAGAAG aaTATAATGTGGCTGTGTTTGTGACCAACCAGATGACTGCTGACCCAGGAGCAACTATGAC CTTTCAGGCAGACCCAAAAAAGCCCATTGGGGGCCACATCCTTGCTCATGCTTCGACTACCAGGATCAGTttgaggaaagggagaggggaaCTGCGGATTGCAAAGATCTACGACAG cCCTGAGATGCCTGAAAACGAAGCCACATTTGCAATAACTGCCGGAGGGATTGGGGATGCCAAAGAATAG
- the DMC1 gene encoding meiotic recombination protein DMC1/LIM15 homolog isoform X5, giving the protein MMRNPFFRILTCCRSMELNQVSSLPLSTVKNGRWYFIFPLAARNLKFRTGKTQLSHTLCVTAQLPGPNGYTGGKIIFIDTENTFRPDRLRDIADRFNVDHEAVLDNVLYARAYTSEHQMELLDYVAAKFHEEAGIFKLLVQDFFFCMLTVFRINVPIFFHYIYLSSMITMQIIDSIMALFRVDFSGRGELAERQQKLAQMLSRLQKISEEYNVAVFVTNQMTADPGATMTFQADPKKPIGGHILAHASTTRISLRKGRGELRIAKIYDSPEMPENEATFAITAGGIGDAKE; this is encoded by the exons ATGATGAG GAATCCTTTTTTCAGGATATTGACCTGCTGCAGAAGCATGGAATT GAACCAGGTTTCCTCACTGCCTTTGAGTACAGTGAAAAACGGAAGATGGTATTTCATATTTCCACTGGCAGCCAGGAATTTGA AGTTCCGGACAGGCAAAACCCAGCTATCTCACACTCTTTGTG TGacagctcagctcccaggaCCAAATGGCTACACAGGTGGAAAGATTATCTTCATTGATACCGAGAACACTTT CCGGCCAGACCGCCTGCGTGACATTGCTGATCGCTTCAATGTTGACCATGAGGCAGTGCTTGACAACGTGCTGTATGCACGTGCATATACCA GTGAACATCAGATGGAATTGCTTGACTATGTAGCAGCCAAGTTCCATGAGGAAGCTGGTATCTTCAAGTTATTGGtacaagacttttttttctgtatgcttactgttttcagaataaatgttcctattttctttcactATATTTACTTATCTAGCATGATTACAATGCAGATCATTGACTCCATAATGGCACTTTTCCGTGTGGATTTCAGTGGTCGCGGAGAGTTGGCCGAACGACAACAGAAACTAGCTCAGATGTTGTCAAGGCTCCAAAAAATATCAGAAG aaTATAATGTGGCTGTGTTTGTGACCAACCAGATGACTGCTGACCCAGGAGCAACTATGAC CTTTCAGGCAGACCCAAAAAAGCCCATTGGGGGCCACATCCTTGCTCATGCTTCGACTACCAGGATCAGTttgaggaaagggagaggggaaCTGCGGATTGCAAAGATCTACGACAG cCCTGAGATGCCTGAAAACGAAGCCACATTTGCAATAACTGCCGGAGGGATTGGGGATGCCAAAGAATAG